In Rhodanobacter denitrificans, a single window of DNA contains:
- a CDS encoding DUF4124 domain-containing protein — MHRSLIAVALLLLAPLAAAQVYKWTDASGTVHYAEAPPAQGTKYQKVTTTGTVDPLAAPATARTAPGSETPAEPARPVTNTPENRDKMCAALKTNLAALQGGGPVVMQQNGKTVALDDAQRKQQITSAQANYDQFCQQAR; from the coding sequence ATGCATCGTTCGCTGATTGCCGTGGCGCTGCTGCTGCTTGCCCCGCTGGCCGCCGCCCAGGTCTACAAGTGGACGGATGCCAGCGGCACCGTGCACTACGCCGAAGCGCCACCGGCACAGGGCACGAAGTATCAGAAGGTGACCACCACCGGCACGGTGGACCCACTGGCCGCGCCGGCCACTGCCAGAACGGCGCCCGGCAGCGAGACCCCGGCCGAACCGGCCAGGCCGGTGACCAACACGCCGGAAAACCGCGACAAGATGTGCGCGGCGCTGAAAACCAATCTCGCCGCGTTGCAGGGCGGCGGTCCGGTGGTGATGCAGCAAAACGGCAAGACCGTCGCGCTCGACGACGCCCAGCGCAAGCAGCAGATCACCTCGGCGCAGGCGAACTACGACCAGTTCTGCCAGCAGGCCCGGTAA
- a CDS encoding SPFH domain-containing protein codes for MGQLLALVIVAVVVIGVAKLVRIVPQGYEWTVETFGKYTRTLSPGLHFLIPIYQAVGRKINMMEQVLDVPSQDVITKDNAVVRVDGVVFYQVLDASKAAYEVSNLEQASLALVMTNIRTVLGSMDLDESLSQRDAINAKLLKVVDEATHPWGVKVNRIEIKDIAPPRDLIDAMARQMKAEREKRANILDAEGFRQAAILKAEGEKQSVILAAEGEKEAAFRTAEARERSAEAEAKATTMVSDAIANGNVNALNYFVANNYVEALKAMAASPNQKMLLLPIEATGILGSLAGIAELARESLGQQQKPAAIQPPLR; via the coding sequence ATGGGACAGCTTCTTGCGTTGGTCATCGTGGCCGTCGTCGTCATCGGCGTGGCCAAGCTGGTGCGCATCGTGCCGCAAGGCTACGAATGGACGGTGGAAACGTTCGGCAAGTACACCCGCACGCTGAGTCCGGGGCTGCATTTCCTGATCCCGATCTACCAAGCGGTCGGGCGCAAGATCAACATGATGGAACAGGTGCTGGACGTGCCCAGCCAGGATGTGATCACCAAGGACAACGCGGTGGTGCGCGTGGACGGCGTGGTGTTCTACCAGGTGCTGGACGCGTCCAAGGCGGCGTATGAGGTGTCCAACCTGGAGCAGGCCTCGCTGGCGCTGGTGATGACCAACATCCGCACGGTGCTCGGCTCGATGGATCTGGACGAAAGCCTGAGCCAGCGCGACGCGATCAACGCCAAGCTGCTCAAGGTGGTCGACGAGGCGACCCATCCATGGGGCGTCAAGGTCAACCGCATCGAGATCAAGGACATCGCGCCGCCGCGCGACCTGATCGACGCGATGGCGCGGCAGATGAAGGCCGAGCGCGAGAAGCGCGCGAACATCCTCGACGCCGAAGGCTTCCGCCAGGCGGCGATCCTCAAGGCCGAGGGCGAGAAGCAGTCGGTGATCCTGGCCGCCGAAGGCGAGAAGGAGGCCGCGTTCCGCACGGCCGAGGCGCGCGAGCGTTCGGCCGAGGCCGAGGCGAAGGCGACCACGATGGTGTCCGACGCGATCGCCAACGGCAACGTCAACGCCTTGAACTACTTCGTTGCCAACAACTACGTCGAGGCGCTGAAGGCGATGGCCGCCTCGCCGAACCAGAAGATGCTGCTGCTGCCGATCGAGGCCACCGGCATCCTCGGCTCGCTGGCCGGCATCGCCGAGCTGGCCAGGGAATCGCTCGGCCAGCAGCAGAAGCCGGCGGCGATCCAGCCGCCGCTGCGCTGA
- a CDS encoding H-NS family nucleoid-associated regulatory protein, with translation MAVDIKNLNHSQLNDLISKAQLRQNELRKEKVVKLREKVHALIKAEGYAFEDIFGSTRGKAKRSTGTVPPKYRNPANPAQTWSGRGKRPHWFNDALKAGKKEKDLAI, from the coding sequence ATGGCCGTCGATATCAAGAACCTCAATCACAGCCAGCTCAACGACCTGATCAGCAAGGCCCAGTTGCGCCAGAATGAACTGCGCAAGGAAAAGGTCGTCAAGCTGCGCGAGAAAGTGCATGCACTGATCAAGGCCGAGGGTTACGCCTTCGAAGACATCTTCGGCAGCACGCGCGGCAAGGCCAAGCGCAGCACCGGAACGGTTCCGCCGAAATACCGCAACCCGGCCAACCCCGCGCAGACCTGGTCCGGCCGCGGCAAGCGCCCGCACTGGTTCAACGATGCGCTGAAGGCCGGCAAGAAGGAAAAGGACCTGGCGATCTGA
- a CDS encoding class I SAM-dependent methyltransferase, translating to MQEQFSTDWFHHNIPHWEQWLASLRGKSGLRALEIGSFEGRSTLWLCENILTATDSSIDCLDFFQVDPVYGDYHARFRANTAAWRERIREFQGSSFDSLRRVEGPYDIAYIDGWHSAFGALADGVMAWPLLKVGGVMIFDDYLWVPPKLGPPPRPGWLARKWLRWSGRQWRTEGLKKQIESVKTETPKLGVDGLLATLDGYYELLGISNQLAVRKTRDFSPGQVGHDT from the coding sequence ATGCAAGAGCAGTTTTCGACCGACTGGTTCCACCACAACATCCCGCATTGGGAGCAGTGGCTCGCTTCCTTGCGCGGCAAATCCGGCCTGCGCGCCCTGGAGATCGGCAGCTTCGAGGGGCGTTCGACCCTCTGGCTGTGCGAGAACATTCTGACCGCCACGGACAGTTCGATCGACTGCCTGGATTTCTTCCAGGTCGATCCGGTCTATGGCGACTACCACGCCCGCTTTCGTGCCAACACGGCGGCCTGGCGCGAACGGATCCGGGAGTTCCAGGGATCGAGCTTCGACTCATTGCGGCGCGTCGAAGGTCCCTACGACATCGCCTACATCGACGGGTGGCATTCCGCCTTTGGTGCACTGGCTGACGGCGTCATGGCGTGGCCCCTGCTCAAGGTTGGTGGCGTGATGATCTTCGACGACTACCTATGGGTGCCGCCGAAGCTGGGGCCGCCACCGCGTCCAGGCTGGTTGGCGCGCAAGTGGCTGCGCTGGTCGGGTCGCCAGTGGCGGACCGAGGGACTGAAGAAGCAGATCGAAAGCGTGAAGACCGAAACGCCCAAGCTCGGTGTGGACGGGCTGCTGGCCACGCTGGACGGCTATTACGAATTGCTGGGCATCAGCAACCAGCTGGCGGTGCGCAAGACGCGCGACTTCTCGCCCGGGCAGGTCGGCCACGACACCTGA
- a CDS encoding threonine/serine ThrE exporter family protein, whose product MSAGDAISPQQFATTAPATRIAFVLELARRLHQYGTSAPRLEMAIAGAAQRLGLSADVWSSPTAIIISFADLAQGEEGVAQTTQVMRLAPGEVNLERLCQADDIADRAIAGELGLREGFRRLRELGRPDTRREKIGSIASYGLSAASIAALFLHSSWVDLVVAGVIGAVIGCITLLAASRPRLAVASDAICALVATTVAIVVSAFVVPLAIKSVVLASLIILVPGMSLTNAVREISSGHLVSGMARMGGAMSTLLKLTFGTIAATQLCAAVGITARDFALPALPTWTDYPALLVAAIAFAILFRAARRDWPVVIVAVVVGYLATRWGGAISGSLPGAPVGVFLGGLLLGALANVYARFAHRPGAVIREPGILLLVPGSVGFRSVSFLLERDATLSLDTGVLLVTLLVSLVAGLMFGDLLVSPRRSL is encoded by the coding sequence ATGAGCGCGGGCGACGCCATCAGTCCGCAGCAGTTCGCCACCACCGCGCCGGCCACGCGCATCGCGTTCGTGCTGGAACTGGCGCGGCGGTTGCACCAGTACGGCACCTCGGCGCCGCGGCTGGAAATGGCCATCGCCGGCGCGGCGCAGCGGCTGGGGCTGTCGGCCGACGTGTGGTCCAGCCCCACCGCGATCATCATCTCGTTCGCCGACCTGGCCCAGGGCGAGGAAGGCGTGGCGCAGACCACCCAGGTGATGCGGCTGGCGCCGGGCGAGGTGAACCTGGAGCGGCTGTGTCAGGCCGACGACATCGCCGACCGCGCGATCGCCGGCGAGCTGGGCCTGCGCGAGGGTTTCCGCCGACTGCGCGAACTGGGCCGGCCCGACACGCGGCGCGAGAAGATCGGCTCGATCGCCAGCTACGGCCTGTCCGCGGCCAGCATCGCGGCGCTGTTCCTGCACAGTTCCTGGGTGGACCTGGTGGTGGCCGGCGTGATCGGTGCGGTCATCGGCTGCATCACCCTGCTCGCGGCCAGCCGGCCGCGGCTGGCGGTGGCCAGCGACGCGATCTGCGCGCTGGTGGCGACCACGGTGGCGATCGTGGTGAGCGCGTTCGTGGTGCCGCTGGCGATCAAGTCGGTGGTGCTGGCCAGCCTGATCATCCTGGTGCCGGGCATGTCGCTGACCAATGCCGTGCGCGAGATTTCCAGCGGGCACCTGGTGTCCGGCATGGCGCGCATGGGCGGCGCCATGTCGACCCTGCTCAAGCTCACCTTCGGCACCATCGCGGCGACCCAGTTGTGCGCCGCGGTGGGCATCACGGCGCGCGATTTCGCGCTGCCGGCGTTGCCGACCTGGACCGATTACCCGGCCCTGCTGGTCGCGGCGATCGCGTTCGCCATCCTGTTCCGCGCGGCCCGACGCGACTGGCCGGTGGTGATCGTGGCAGTGGTGGTGGGCTACCTGGCCACGCGCTGGGGCGGGGCGATCTCCGGCTCGCTGCCGGGCGCGCCGGTGGGCGTGTTCCTGGGCGGCCTGCTGCTGGGTGCGCTGGCCAATGTCTACGCGCGCTTCGCGCATCGCCCGGGCGCGGTCATCCGCGAGCCGGGCATCCTGCTGCTGGTGCCGGGCAGCGTGGGCTTCCGCAGCGTGTCGTTCCTGCTCGAGCGCGATGCCACGCTGAGCCTGGACACCGGTGTGCTGCTGGTGACCCTGCTGGTCTCGCTGGTGGCGGGGCTGATGTTCGGCGACCTGCTGGTTTCGCCGCGCCGGTCGCTGTAG
- the rimI gene encoding ribosomal protein S18-alanine N-acetyltransferase, with amino-acid sequence MVAVIKPVIQVRGMRTEDLDTVSALENASYEFPWSAGIFSDCLKAGHPCWVLCVDEAIAGYGILSTGAGEAHVLNLCIGPDWRGRGLGRHLLGRLLDIARWNGAGRVFLEVRPSNPLAKALYESVGFREIGRRPRYYPARHGREDAIVMVLEPQLP; translated from the coding sequence ATGGTCGCGGTGATCAAGCCGGTGATCCAGGTGCGCGGCATGCGGACCGAGGACCTGGACACGGTCAGTGCACTGGAAAATGCCTCCTACGAGTTTCCGTGGTCGGCGGGCATCTTCAGCGACTGCCTGAAGGCCGGTCATCCGTGCTGGGTGTTGTGCGTGGACGAGGCGATCGCCGGCTACGGCATCCTGTCGACGGGCGCCGGCGAGGCGCACGTGCTGAACCTGTGCATCGGACCGGACTGGCGTGGCCGTGGCCTGGGCCGCCACCTGCTGGGCCGGCTGCTGGACATCGCGCGCTGGAACGGCGCCGGGCGGGTATTCCTCGAGGTGCGCCCGTCGAACCCGCTGGCGAAGGCGCTGTACGAGTCGGTGGGCTTCCGCGAGATCGGCCGCCGGCCGCGCTACTACCCCGCGCGCCACGGGCGCGAAGATGCGATCGTGATGGTGCTGGAGCCGCAGCTCCCCTAG
- a CDS encoding NfeD family protein gives MWELSTHYLWWILALLLIAGELLLPGYFLLWIGLAAAAMGVVLWVDPTLGLLAQAILFGLLAFAACVGYARWLRPRLERRAPGGERLNRRAEQLIGQRYELVEPIVNGRGKARVGDGQWLVSGPDLPLGTTVEVVAVEGTTLQVRAAA, from the coding sequence ATGTGGGAGCTTTCGACGCATTACCTGTGGTGGATCCTGGCGTTGCTGCTGATCGCCGGCGAGTTGCTGCTGCCCGGCTATTTCCTGCTGTGGATCGGCCTGGCGGCCGCCGCGATGGGTGTGGTGCTGTGGGTCGATCCGACGCTGGGCCTGCTGGCGCAGGCGATTCTGTTCGGCCTGCTCGCGTTTGCCGCGTGCGTCGGTTACGCGCGCTGGCTGCGGCCGCGGCTGGAACGCCGCGCGCCCGGTGGCGAACGGCTGAACCGCCGCGCCGAGCAGTTGATCGGGCAGCGCTACGAGCTGGTCGAGCCGATCGTCAACGGCCGCGGCAAGGCCCGCGTGGGTGACGGCCAGTGGCTGGTCAGCGGGCCGGACCTGCCGCTGGGCACCACGGTGGAGGTAGTCGCGGTGGAAGGCACCACGCTGCAGGTGCGCGCCGCGGCATGA
- a CDS encoding CDP-alcohol phosphatidyltransferase family protein, translating to MSEPPPVRPPRHRGIYLLPNLFTTGAMFAGFYAIIASIGGRYTEAAVAVFIAALLDGMDGRVARMTGTQTEFGVQYDSLSDLVSFGLAPALVMYTWSLSALRDFGPLWGKLGWAAAFIYAACAALRLARFNTQVGVADKRYFQGLASPAAAAVCMSFVWSVDKFGLAGSDFCFITPVIAIVVGLLMVSRFRYFSFKSLPMGDRQRVPFVWMVVAVLLLALLILDTPRVLFVGFTLYLLSGPVWTIWSLATHRRRVRRSAA from the coding sequence ATGAGCGAGCCACCGCCCGTACGCCCGCCTCGTCACCGGGGTATTTACCTGCTGCCGAACCTGTTCACCACGGGGGCCATGTTCGCCGGTTTCTACGCGATCATCGCCAGCATCGGCGGCCGTTATACCGAGGCGGCGGTTGCGGTATTCATTGCCGCGCTGCTGGACGGCATGGACGGCCGCGTGGCGCGCATGACCGGCACCCAGACCGAGTTCGGCGTGCAGTACGACTCGCTGTCGGACCTGGTCAGCTTCGGCCTGGCGCCGGCGCTGGTGATGTATACGTGGTCGCTGTCGGCACTGCGCGATTTCGGCCCGCTGTGGGGCAAGCTGGGCTGGGCCGCCGCCTTCATCTACGCCGCCTGCGCCGCGTTGCGGCTGGCGCGCTTCAATACCCAGGTCGGCGTGGCCGACAAGCGTTACTTCCAGGGGTTGGCCAGCCCGGCGGCGGCGGCGGTGTGCATGTCGTTCGTGTGGAGCGTGGACAAGTTCGGCCTGGCCGGCAGCGATTTCTGCTTCATCACGCCGGTGATCGCGATCGTGGTCGGCCTGCTGATGGTCAGCCGCTTCCGCTATTTCAGCTTCAAGTCGCTGCCGATGGGCGATCGCCAGCGGGTGCCGTTCGTGTGGATGGTGGTCGCGGTGCTGCTGCTGGCCTTGCTGATCCTGGACACGCCGCGCGTGCTGTTCGTCGGCTTCACGCTCTACCTGTTGTCTGGCCCGGTGTGGACCATCTGGAGCCTGGCCACGCATCGGCGCCGGGTGCGGCGCAGCGCGGCATGA
- a CDS encoding valine--tRNA ligase: protein MDKSFEPARIESTWYARWEASGAFRPSGQGEPYCILLPPPNVTGTLHMGHAFQQTVMDMLVRYHRMRGFNTLWQVGTDHAGIATQKIVENQLAAEDKTRHDLGRDAFVERVWQWKEASGSTITNQMRRIGAAADWSRERFTMDEGLSAAVRKVFIDWYRAGLIYRGNRLVNWDPVLGTAVSDLEVNNVERDGHLWSIRYTVTGSDDSLVVATTRPETMLGDVAVAVHPEDERYAHLVGKTLKLPLTDREIPVIADDYVDKDFGTGCVKITPAHDFNDYAIGQRHQLPPITIFTLDAKVNDNAPPKYRGLDRYDARKAVLADLEASGLLVETKPHKLQVPVSQRSDAVIEPMLTDQWFVDLTSDVQKDGRPGGRKAITQPALDAVRNGDIKFVPENWATTYTQWLDNIQDWCISRQLWWGHRIPAWYDETGNIFVGEDEADARASAGTAPVGALRQDDDVLDTWFSSALWPFSTLGWPANGPVKNERGEIVANWEQDKIFLPSAVLVTGFDIIFFWVARMVMATKYFTGRIPFREVYINAIVRDAEGQKMSKSKGNTLDPLDLIDGIALEPLVEKSTRSLLIPQVRAKVEKRIRKDYPDGIPAIGTDALRFTFAALASYSRTINFDIKRAEGYKAFCNKLWNAARFVLMNLPEGAIAAPAGAPVTEAERWILTRLKQTLGEVEQHFVSYRFDLLAQALYEFVWNEYCDWFLELSKPALNGGDAAAAASTRHTLLVVLESVLRALHPVIPFITEEVWASVAPMLGLGEGSLMQRPWPRAEDIVADDAATAEIEWFKNVLSGVRKIRSEMNISPGKTIPLQLAGGDAGDRARVAKFAAQIAFLARTEAPWWIEAGAAEPAAAAAVVGTLRVLIPLAGLIDLGAEKTRLAKEIARIEVEIRKCEGKLGNASFVANAPAEVVAQERQRVADWNSTLGALREQAQKLG from the coding sequence ATGGACAAGAGTTTCGAACCCGCCCGGATCGAGTCGACGTGGTACGCACGCTGGGAAGCCAGTGGCGCGTTCAGGCCGTCGGGCCAGGGCGAGCCGTATTGCATCCTGCTGCCGCCGCCGAACGTCACCGGCACGCTGCACATGGGGCATGCGTTCCAGCAGACGGTGATGGACATGCTGGTGCGCTACCACCGCATGCGCGGCTTCAACACGCTGTGGCAGGTCGGCACCGATCACGCCGGCATCGCCACCCAGAAGATCGTGGAGAACCAGCTCGCGGCCGAGGACAAGACCCGGCACGACCTTGGCCGCGACGCGTTCGTCGAGCGGGTGTGGCAGTGGAAGGAAGCGTCCGGCTCCACCATCACCAACCAGATGCGCCGCATCGGCGCCGCCGCGGACTGGTCGCGCGAGCGTTTCACCATGGACGAGGGGCTGTCGGCCGCGGTGCGCAAGGTGTTCATCGACTGGTACCGCGCGGGACTGATCTATCGCGGCAACCGGCTGGTGAACTGGGATCCGGTACTGGGCACCGCCGTTTCCGACCTCGAGGTGAACAACGTCGAGCGCGACGGCCACCTGTGGTCGATCCGCTATACCGTCACCGGCAGCGATGACAGCCTGGTGGTTGCCACGACCCGGCCGGAAACCATGCTGGGCGACGTCGCCGTGGCCGTGCACCCGGAGGACGAGCGCTACGCGCACCTGGTCGGCAAGACGCTGAAGCTGCCGCTGACCGATCGCGAGATTCCGGTGATCGCCGACGATTACGTCGACAAGGACTTCGGTACCGGCTGCGTGAAGATCACCCCGGCGCACGACTTCAACGACTACGCGATCGGCCAGCGCCACCAGCTGCCGCCGATCACCATCTTCACGCTGGATGCGAAGGTCAACGACAACGCGCCGCCGAAATACCGCGGCCTCGACCGCTACGACGCGCGCAAGGCCGTGCTGGCCGACCTCGAAGCCTCCGGCCTGTTGGTGGAAACCAAGCCGCACAAGCTGCAGGTGCCGGTGAGCCAGCGCTCGGACGCGGTGATCGAGCCGATGCTGACCGACCAGTGGTTCGTCGATCTGACTTCGGACGTGCAGAAGGATGGACGTCCCGGCGGCCGCAAGGCGATCACCCAGCCTGCGCTGGACGCCGTGCGCAACGGCGACATCAAGTTCGTGCCGGAGAACTGGGCGACCACCTACACGCAATGGCTGGACAACATCCAGGACTGGTGCATCAGCCGCCAGCTGTGGTGGGGCCACCGCATCCCGGCGTGGTACGACGAGACGGGCAACATCTTCGTCGGCGAGGACGAGGCGGATGCGCGCGCCAGCGCCGGCACCGCGCCGGTCGGTGCGCTGCGCCAGGACGACGACGTGCTGGACACCTGGTTCAGCTCCGCGCTGTGGCCGTTCTCCACGCTGGGCTGGCCGGCGAACGGCCCGGTCAAGAACGAGCGCGGCGAGATCGTCGCGAACTGGGAGCAGGACAAGATCTTCCTGCCCAGTGCCGTGCTGGTCACCGGCTTCGACATCATCTTCTTCTGGGTCGCGCGGATGGTGATGGCGACCAAGTACTTCACCGGCCGCATCCCGTTCCGCGAGGTCTACATCAACGCCATCGTGCGCGACGCGGAAGGCCAGAAGATGTCCAAGTCCAAGGGCAACACGCTGGACCCGCTGGACCTGATCGACGGCATCGCGCTGGAACCGCTGGTGGAGAAATCCACCCGGTCGCTGCTGATCCCGCAGGTGCGCGCCAAGGTCGAGAAGCGCATCCGCAAGGATTACCCCGACGGCATCCCCGCGATCGGCACCGACGCGCTGCGCTTCACCTTCGCCGCGCTGGCCAGCTACAGCCGCACGATCAACTTCGACATCAAGCGCGCCGAGGGCTACAAGGCGTTCTGCAACAAGTTGTGGAACGCGGCGCGGTTCGTGCTGATGAACCTGCCGGAAGGCGCGATCGCCGCGCCGGCCGGTGCGCCGGTGACCGAAGCCGAGCGGTGGATCCTCACCCGCCTCAAGCAGACGCTGGGCGAGGTCGAGCAGCACTTCGTCAGCTACCGCTTCGACCTGCTGGCGCAGGCACTGTACGAATTCGTCTGGAACGAGTACTGCGACTGGTTCCTGGAGCTGTCGAAGCCGGCCTTGAACGGTGGCGACGCCGCCGCGGCCGCTTCGACCCGGCACACCTTGCTGGTGGTGCTGGAAAGCGTGCTGCGCGCGCTGCATCCAGTGATCCCGTTCATCACCGAGGAAGTGTGGGCGTCGGTGGCGCCGATGCTCGGCCTCGGCGAAGGCAGCCTGATGCAGCGACCGTGGCCGCGTGCCGAAGACATCGTTGCCGACGACGCGGCCACAGCCGAAATCGAGTGGTTCAAGAACGTGCTTTCGGGCGTCCGCAAGATCCGTTCCGAAATGAACATCTCGCCCGGCAAGACGATCCCGCTGCAGCTTGCCGGCGGCGACGCCGGCGACCGTGCCCGCGTGGCGAAGTTCGCTGCCCAGATCGCCTTCCTTGCCCGCACCGAAGCGCCGTGGTGGATCGAAGCCGGGGCTGCGGAACCCGCCGCGGCCGCCGCCGTGGTCGGCACGCTGCGCGTGCTGATCCCGCTCGCCGGGCTGATCGACCTCGGCGCCGAAAAGACGCGGCTGGCCAAGGAAATCGCCCGCATCGAAGTCGAGATCAGGAAGTGCGAAGGCAAGCTCGGCAATGCCAGCTTCGTCGCCAACGCACCGGCCGAGGTGGTCGCGCAGGAGCGCCAGCGCGTCGCTGACTGGAACAGCACACTGGGCGCGCTACGCGAGCAGGCGCAGAAGCTGGGTTGA
- a CDS encoding proline--tRNA ligase has translation MRLSQFHLATVKEVPADAEIASHRLMLRAGMIRKLASGLYTWSPLGLRVLRKVETIVREEMDRAGAIEMLMPSVQPRELWEETGRWEKFGGQLLKIKDRKGQEFCYGPTHEEVVTDFARNELKSYKQLPVNFYQIQTKFRDEIRPRFGVMRAREFLMKDAYSFHLTQDSLAETYAAMYQAYVRIFTRLGLTFRAVQADTGAIGGNASHEFQVLADSGEDAIAFSDGSDYAANLEKAEALAPAAARPAPAAALQRVDTPTQKTIDDIAGFLQLSPRQCVKTLLVRGRDGLVALCLRGDHEINEVKAGKLAELPGESVLASEDEILATTGTRPGFIGPVGLPASIPVIVDRDAAVLADFVCGGNVDRTHCTGANWERDARITRVADLRNVVEGDLSPDGSGVLHIARGIEVGHVFQLGTKYAEALGATVVDETGKPQVMTMGCYGIGVSRIVAAAIEQRHDEAGILWPEAMAPWRVAVCVINPKNAPAVSAAAEALYQALRQRGIEALLDDRGVRAGSMFADMELIGIPHRVVVSERGLAAGTLEYRARGNSESRSLTEDELLALLG, from the coding sequence ATGCGCCTCAGCCAATTCCACCTGGCCACCGTCAAGGAAGTCCCTGCCGACGCCGAAATCGCCAGTCACCGGCTGATGTTGCGCGCCGGCATGATCCGCAAGCTGGCCTCCGGCCTGTACACCTGGAGTCCGCTGGGCCTGCGCGTGCTGCGCAAGGTGGAAACCATCGTACGCGAGGAAATGGACCGCGCCGGCGCGATCGAAATGCTGATGCCGTCGGTGCAGCCGAGGGAATTGTGGGAAGAAACCGGCCGCTGGGAGAAATTCGGCGGCCAGTTGCTGAAAATCAAGGACCGCAAGGGCCAGGAATTCTGCTACGGCCCGACCCACGAGGAAGTGGTTACCGACTTTGCCCGCAACGAGCTGAAAAGCTACAAGCAACTGCCGGTCAACTTCTACCAGATCCAGACCAAGTTCCGCGATGAGATCCGCCCCCGTTTCGGCGTGATGCGCGCGCGCGAATTCCTGATGAAGGACGCTTATTCGTTCCACCTGACTCAGGATTCGCTGGCCGAAACCTACGCGGCGATGTACCAGGCTTATGTGCGCATTTTCACCCGTCTGGGATTGACCTTCCGCGCGGTGCAGGCCGATACCGGTGCGATCGGCGGCAATGCCAGCCACGAATTCCAGGTGCTGGCCGATTCCGGCGAGGATGCGATCGCGTTTTCCGACGGCTCCGATTACGCCGCGAATCTCGAGAAAGCCGAAGCGCTGGCACCGGCCGCGGCACGCCCTGCGCCGGCCGCCGCCCTGCAGCGGGTCGACACGCCCACCCAGAAGACCATCGACGACATTGCCGGCTTCCTCCAGCTCAGCCCGCGGCAATGCGTGAAGACCCTGCTGGTACGCGGTCGCGACGGTCTGGTCGCGCTGTGCCTGCGCGGCGACCACGAGATCAACGAGGTCAAGGCCGGCAAGCTGGCCGAGTTGCCGGGTGAGTCGGTGCTCGCCAGCGAGGATGAAATCCTTGCCACCACCGGCACGCGGCCCGGCTTCATCGGCCCGGTCGGCCTGCCGGCATCGATCCCGGTGATCGTCGATCGTGACGCGGCCGTGCTCGCCGACTTCGTCTGCGGCGGCAACGTCGACCGTACGCACTGCACCGGCGCGAACTGGGAGCGCGACGCGCGCATCACCCGCGTCGCCGACCTGCGCAACGTGGTCGAAGGCGACCTGTCGCCCGACGGCAGCGGCGTGCTGCACATCGCCCGTGGCATCGAGGTCGGCCACGTGTTCCAGCTGGGTACGAAGTACGCCGAGGCGCTCGGCGCCACCGTGGTGGACGAAACCGGCAAGCCGCAGGTGATGACCATGGGCTGCTACGGCATCGGCGTCAGTCGCATCGTCGCCGCCGCGATCGAGCAGCGTCACGACGAGGCCGGCATCCTCTGGCCGGAAGCCATGGCGCCGTGGCGCGTGGCGGTATGCGTGATCAACCCGAAAAACGCGCCCGCCGTCAGCGCGGCCGCCGAAGCGCTGTACCAGGCGCTGCGCCAGCGCGGCATCGAAGCCTTGCTGGACGACCGCGGCGTGCGCGCCGGCAGCATGTTCGCCGACATGGAGCTGATCGGCATCCCGCACCGCGTGGTGGTCAGCGAGCGCGGGCTCGCCGCGGGCACACTGGAATACCGCGCCCGCGGCAACAGCGAAAGCCGCTCCCTGACCGAGGACGAGTTGCTTGCCCTGCTCGGCTGA